GACCGAAGTCTCGCTGACTCCCGCGATGTGTTCAGCGTAGATACGGACAATCGCCTTACGGTACTCCTCATACGTACCGGAGTGCTCGAGCCAATGACTGTAGACCTCGCTCAGCTCGCGGCGCACCGAATTCGGGAACACCTTCAGCCACGCCAATTCATTGATAAGCTCAAAGTGGAGATTCTTCCGAAATATCGTGCCATCGATATCGAAGATGGCGATCTTCTTCGGTTTGTTTTCTTTTTTCATTATTCCAGAAGTTATTAGTGACTAGAGCAGAAAGAGTGACTAGAGTAAGCGCGTTTCTTAAACACTAGTAACTAGCTACTATCCCCTAGTTACGAGAGACTCTCGTTTCCATTGTAGCCGAGAGGTAGTACAAGGCAATACTACCTGCTACTGACACATTGAGCGAATGTTTCATCCCGCGCATCGGCAGATGCATGAGCGTATCAACGGTTGCGAGCGAATCCTCCGCGATGCCAGCGACTTCGTTGCCGACGATCAAGGCCGGCTCACGCCCCCGTTTCGGCCGCCACAGACGGTAGTCGATGCTCGCGATACCTGTCCCTTCTTCGAGGGCGATGATCTCATACTGCCTCGCTTTAAGGCGGGTGATGAGGCGGGCGAGCGACTTCATGCTCGACCAAGGCACCACACGCTCCGCACCGAGCGCGGTTTTCCGCAGTGCCTTTTCGGCGGGCGAGAGGACGGCTTGGTCGGGCTTCGGCGGGGGCGGCGTGATCCCCACGAGATACACATGTGTCACCCCCGCGCCATCGGCCGACCGGAACAGGGCGCCGACATTGTACGCGCTCCGGAGATTGTCGAGGATGAGGATCATGAGTGTTTACGGATACCGTCGGAAGAGTTCTTTGCCTTTTTCCCAAACCGCCGGCGAATCTTTTTTGGTTTTCAGCCAATACCACCACTCCCCGCCCCAGAGATAGATGTCCTCGAACCCGACGCGCCTCGCATAGGTGACATTGTCCTCAAGCAGTTGCTCATTCATCGTGATGAATTGTTCTTCGAGCGGCACATTGGCGACCCACCCGGAAGCCCAGGGCTCAGCCTGGAGTTCGATAATTGAAAAGTGCCGCTGGTGCGTGAGGAGTCGGACGAGCTGTTCCTTCGCGCGGAAGAAATTCGGCCCGATTGGATACGTCACATAGCCGAGACGGCCCTTGTAAATCTTGCGATACATGGTCGTGCCGAACTGGTCGCCGCGTGCCGCCGCCCGATACCAGACCGAGAGTTCACCGCTATCCGTCAGGAGCACGGGCCGTGCTGGATCAAGTGACTTCACCAGTGCCACTTCCTCCTCGAGGAAAGCGACATCGAGCGGTGGGCATTCTCCGAAGAAAACGAGGAATGGCTCATTCTCCACCTGCCAGGTCGTAATGATCGAACGATCGCGATACCGCTCCACGGTTTCACGCATAAACGCCTTCAGAGCTGCCTGCCGATCAGCGTCCCCACGCGACTTCGCCCACCCAGGGATATGACACTCGGGCCAGCGCGGCACCCGCTGACCGATCGAGAGGATAACCGTAGCGCCGGATTCTTCGGCCACATCCAGCTGCCAGTCGACATCAGTATAGTCGCGTTTCCCCGGTTCGCGTTCGACGAGATCCCAGTACACTGGGAGACGGAGCCGCTTCACGCCGGCATCATCAAGCAACGCCCGATACGTCTCTCGCCAATCCAGACCTAGATCCGTCGCATAGCGCGAGGAAAACGTCATACCGAGATGCACGTCTTCGCGCGGCGCCGGCCCAGGCAGATTGAAGTAGCCGAAGATGAGTCCGACAAGAAGTAAACATCCGAGCAAAGTATAACCAATTGTTTTGATGACACCCCACCAATGCGAATGCGTCGACTCAGACTGCGGATTCAGGAGTGTTTGATTCATAGGGCTTGTCTAGAGGAAAAGAAAATCGACGCCCTGAGTCACCGCCAACCACATCCCGAGACCGATGAGAATAACGGCCACCCCTTTCTGGAACCAATCCCAGAAGTAGAGCTTTTCTCCAAATATCTTCGGGTAGCGGAATGCCAGAGGAATCGCGAGGATGAGCACGAACGCATACTGAACGCCGTTCAAGGCCTGGATGAAGGTCACTGGGCCGAGGAAGGTCGCATAGGTCAGGAAGAAAGAAGCCGCTGCACCAAAAATCTTGTTCAAGATGAAAAGGATGCCAGTCGTCACATCACGCCGGTTCGACGACGAAAGACCGCGGGTATTGGCGAGGATAGCCCGACGATACTCGGGGATGATGAACAGACTGAAGCCGCCGATGATGAATCCCATCCGCGACCAGAGAAGACCGTTCACAAAATCCACATTATTGCGGTACCCGGTCTTCAGAAACAGAAGCGAGAGTGCCATGAGCGCGCCGGCCAAGAGTGTCGACTTCATGAGCGCGTCATTTTTCTTGAGCGGCAAGTCGAAGGCGATAAAGAACGCGCCTGTCAGGAGAAGGAGAAGCGAGAGGAGGTGGCCTGGTGAAAACGATAGCGTCGCGGCTGGACCAAATGCGAGTGAAGCAACACCGGCAATGATGGAAATCGTGATGCCGACGAGCGGTGCGACCCGTGAGATCTCGCTTCGCTTGACCGCATTATAGAAAGCGACCAATCCGTAGAGGAACAACACTCCCGAGATGACGAACACGACCATGGTCTGCCAAGGGATCGGCTGATAACCGAAAGGGACAAGCACAATCGCAAAGAGCGAGAGGACGGAAACGAAAAAAGCATACACGACCGGCTCCTTGATCCGACCGGCGAGGAGAAACTTGTCGAAGAGCGCCGTAACGGCATTGAAGAAATAGCCCGCAAGCGCAAAAGTGAGCCAGTGCATGAGGATTTGTTTTCTCAAGTATACCACCCCTGCCAGACCACTGGCGGGGGTAATACCCCACTTCTCAGCCTAGCAGTGCGATAACCGAGTCTGTCGTCCAGTACTATTTCCGTGCAATGGCGCGGAAGTAGAGGTCAACGTCCGAGATCCACTTCCGGACGCTTTCGGGTGAATGACCCGCACAAGATGATCCACATTTCCAAATAACCAGATTTGCCGGTTCGCTCGTCTGACGAAGGGCCGTGAGTTCTTGGAGCCGACCGCCGATAGCGTGCACCGCCTCGGCTGATTCGCCGAAACAGCCATGTCCCATCGCGATGCCACGCGCACCCGCACCCTTGTAGCCCCAGTAATTGAAACAGTCATCGCCCGATGCTGTCCGTGGCACCCGTTTCCCCCAATTACTCTCTTTCTTGGCGATCCCAACGATGAGACCGGCGATATCCCGATCGTACTCGGCAATCACCGGGACCATCGCTTCAATCGGGTATCCCGACACGATTGCCCGGAGTTCAGCTTCAAAGGAAGCCTTCTCACCGCTCGGGGGCATGTCCCGCTCTGCCTGATCAGAAGCGACTGTCACAGCCCGTCGGAAAGCCGCCTCACAGGGATTGGTCTCAACCTTATCTGCTTTCGGGGCCTTGGCAAAGAAGTGATAGTCCCGCTGCCAATCGCACAGGCTCGCACGAGACAAAGGGTCATCAGACTGCGCCTCCGAACCCGAATCGCTCGCTCCATCTGCTGTCTGGCCGAGGGAAAGGAAGAGTACTCCGACGAGACTGAGTGTCTGGCATGATCGCAGGATCCGGCCGCGCTTGTGTCGTCGCCTACCCATCGAAACCAGCTGGGGAATTCGCATAGAATATCGTTAGAAATTATGCCCTTTTCCGGAATATCCCGCTTGGGACGCAAGCCTGAGAATAGCATTTTTACACGCCTCGGTCAAAGCTTTTGTCCCAGAAATGAGCTCATTTATGGCTTTTATAAAGGATAAAACCGCCTCAAAGGGCGGCCGATATCACACAATACGAAAATGCCGTGTCAAGGGTTTTGTGAGCCCCCACTATACTACTCAAGCGGACCGCCCTCAGCTTGGTTCAATTCCTTGAAATACATGTCCACGTCGGCGATCCACTTCCGGACACTCTCCCGGCTATGGCCGTCACAGCTATAGCCACATTTCCAGATAATCATCTTGGCCGGAGTATCGATCTTGGATGAATAGATAAGAGACTCGATCCGAAGCGCAACCGTGTCGACGGCATCCTTACGACTATTGAAGCAGGTGTGTCCACCCGTTCCCATGAGCCGCCGCACCCCCCGATACCCCCAATAATTGAAGCAGTCCTGACCGTCCAAGACTGGCACCCGCTTCCCCCAATTACTCTCTTTCTTGCCGATGCCAATGAGGAAGGCCGCAACAATTCGATCCTTCTCGAGGATATAGGGTAACATGTCTTCAATCGGATACCCCTTCACCAATTCATGAATCTGATCACTGTACTCTTCCTTTTCTGCCTCGCTGAAAAATTGGAGGAAGAGATCATCATTCGGATCATACTTCTTCTTCTCTTCGGAGACTTCGTTCGCTATTTTGTCTGATTCGTCCGTCGCGACTGCCACCACCGCCGGAGCTGGTGAGCCTGCATTCGCCTCATCCGCTCCGATATCCTTGATGACTGACATCGACACCATGCCAAAGCTCACGCCCGCAAAGAGTGAAGCATAGAGTGCTTTCTTGGGCGACAAATTTCCCGGTGCTGGCAGCCAGCGACCCAAGCGCCGACTGAAACGACGTGACACGACAAAGACCCGCCGAAACAGCATCAGTTTCTTCCACTTGCGTTGGAACCCGAAAAAACTCTCGCGCGCGCCAGTGTGTTCCTTCAAAAGTACCGCGTCAAGCTGTCGCCGGGCGCGAATCATCGCCGGTGAGACGAGTGGGCGAGGCGCCAAACCCGGCCGCGGTGAGCGGTATTCATGACCATGAGCGACGCCATCGAACAGCATCTTGGCGTGCGATATTGATTTTGCTTTGGGCGGAAAAATTTCACGCATGGATTCAGATACCAGCTTTTTGTTTGAAGAATCCGATCACATCCGGCGTCCCGACCAGACATTTCCCTTCTGAGAAGACGAAGGGAACAGCAATCTTCGTCGTGTCCAAGGCACAGATTCCCGCCGCCTCACGCATCAATCGGGCATTGGACTGATCGCTCCACACTTCACGCTTCACAAAGCTGAACTTGCTCGCAATATCATTCTCATCGAGGAATTTCTGAACATCCCGACAGTGTGGACAGGTCTCTCCATAGAAATAGGTCGTCACTGTCTGATCCAAGGATGGTTTCGACTGGTCTTCATACACTCCCCACCAGATGAGAGCACCGATGAGTACAACCAAACCAAGCGCGAGCGCGATGCTGTGTTTCTTCTCCATAGGTATTTGTTACCCCTAGTATACCACGCGTTTCCGAGTAACGAGGAGGACGATGCTTCCGAGGAGTGCCATCGCGACCGAGAGCGCCTGACCAGTAGTCAAGACTCCATATACCAGGTTCCCCTCGAGCGGCAAGGCCCGGTAGTATTCGGCGCCGTACCGGATACCAGCATACAGGAAGAGGAAAAGGGCGGTGATTCGTCCTGGACGGCTCGCTTGTCGGCTCAAGACAGCCAGCAGGAGGAAAAGAAGCACCCCCTCGAACGCGGCTTCATAGAGTGTCACCGGATGGAGCAAGAGCGACCCTGATCCAGGAAAATGCATCCCCCAAGGTAGGGCCGACGGGCGGCCGAGGATTTCCTGATTGAGAAAGTTCCCAATCCGACCAAAGAAGATCGCGATTGGCACCGCCTGAACGAGCACATCCGAAAACCGGAGGAACTCACGCCTTGCTTCACGAGTAAACATAAAGAGTCCGATGGCTCCCCCGATGAGTCCACCGTGGAAACTCATCCCCCGGATACCGACCCATGCATCCTGTCCGAAATCATAAGGCAGGATAATCCGCCACGGTTCCTGGATGAAGTCCGATCCACCATAAAAGGCAACGTATCCGAGACGGGCACCAATGAGTACACCCCAGAGGACACTGACAATGACTTCGACGGTCGCATCCGCATCGACGAGCAAGCCCCGCCGACGAGCCAGCTTCACAAAATACAGCGCGGAAAACAAGACCCCCGCAATATACATGACCGCATACCAGGTCACCGGCAACCCGCCGATACGCACGACAACTGGGTCGATCGAAAGTGGCAGTGACTGCCACAGGGCGGCCATAGACTAATCGTTATTATATTCTGCGAGCTGCCCCTTGAATTCGATCGCATAGATCTCACCGAGCGCCATAAACAGTGAGACAATGATAGGACCAATGATGAAGCCCGGCAGTCCGAAGAGTGAGATACCGCCCAAGGTGGCAAAAAATATCATCAACGGATGCATCTGCGTGTCCTTGCCGACGAGTTTCGGACGGAGAATATTATCAATCAGCGAGATAACACCAAAGCCGACGATGAGGAGGAACACCCCTTGCCAGACCTGCCCCATGAGGAGGAGAATGATACCCGCCGGGAGCCAAACCAGGGCCGAACCGACCAACGGGATGATGGAGAGCAGGATCATGAGAAGTCCCCAGATAGCCGGCGATGGGACACCGACGATCCAAAAGGCGAGCCCCCGAGGAGGCCTTGGATCGCACCGACCACCAGCGTCCCCTTGAGCGTCGCGCGACTGATCGAGATGAATTTCGAAGCGAGCAATGTCTCATGCTCGGTCTTCAAGGGCGACAGTTGAATAAGACGGTGGAAGGCACGATCGCCATCGATCAGGAAGTAGAACAGCGTGAAGAACATGACGAAAACCCAGAACACAAAATGGGTCACGCTCTGATACGCTGTCTGAAGCAATCCCAAGGCGTTCTGGCTGAATTGCTGGATATCTTCCATGACGCTTTCTGTGGTGAAGGCAGAATCCTTGAAGACGATCTGGCCGAACGATGTTTCTTGAACCGTCTGCACTCCGATTTCAACAACGCTCGAGAACGAACGTTCCTCGGCGATGGCGTGGTACAGGTGATTCGCCTCTGCCACCGCGAGCGAGAGCACCGAGAGCACCGGGGTCACGATGATCACGCCAACCAAGAGACAAGTCAGAAATGAGGCGCTCCCCGGCTGTCCCGGGATCATCCGGAGAAGCGTCTGATAGGCGGGACGGAAGAGAACGGAAAGAATTGCCGCCGCGACAATCGCTGTCAGAAACGGCTGGAAAATGAAAAACACCGTCACGCCCACGAGAAGCATGATGAGGAAGAAAAAGTAGACATTGAGATGACGGACCTGCATAGAGTTCGACGCGTAACTACCATCCCCAGTATAGCGGAGAATGCACTCTAAGAAAACCGATGCCGGATGTTCAATACTTCTGTGCTATTTCAGTTGCAGCGAAGGCGCGAAATGCCGGCTGACCGAGCAAGATCTGAGCGTGGACGAAGATCTTCGGCTGCTGACCCTCGACGCGTTTCGCATGCGGCGGCCGGACAGCCAGTGTCAGTCCGTACTTTTCCAAAAAGAAAGCCTTGATCCCGGCGCGCGTATTGTAACCTATAGGGAGGACAAATGGCGCATATACTGTCCGCTTCGAGGAATAGTAGACCCGGTGTCTATCATGCAGGATGACGACCGCTTCCGCTCTTGCCCAATCCTGCCGGGGTAACGTTTTCCCTGCCGTCTTTCTCTTCTCTTGTTTTCCGCCTTCTCGAGTGTAGAGACAACGGGATCGCAAGGGACATGCTTCACACTTTGGTCGAGCAACACAGAGCGCGCTGCCAAAGTCCATCAGTGCCGCATTCAACGATTTTCTCGAACTGGTAAACTTTGACTCAAAGTAGTTCGTATCAATCACCGCATTCCTATTTCCAAGAAAGAATCGCCCCACGACACGTTTCAGATTTGTGTCCCAAGCCAAATGCCGATCGCCATACGCGAAGCTCATGATTGCCGCCGCCGTATATGGTCCGATGCCTGGAAGTCCTCGCAAGGCTTCGACATCCCGAGGGAATTTCCCTTGATGCTTAGCGACGACTTCTTTGGCCGCGGAAAGCATGTTCCGGCCGCGGGCATAATAGCCCAGGCCTTCATAATACGGGAGGAATTCCTCCCAAGAGGCGGCTGCCAATGACTCGACCGTCGGAAAGCGCTCAAGGAAACGCGTGTAGTAGCCGATGACGCGCGACAC
This is a stretch of genomic DNA from Candidatus Moraniibacteriota bacterium. It encodes these proteins:
- a CDS encoding TrmH family RNA methyltransferase, with the protein product MILILDNLRSAYNVGALFRSADGAGVTHVYLVGITPPPPKPDQAVLSPAEKALRKTALGAERVVPWSSMKSLARLITRLKARQYEIIALEEGTGIASIDYRLWRPKRGREPALIVGNEVAGIAEDSLATVDTLMHLPMRGMKHSLNVSVAGSIALYYLSATMETRVSRN
- a CDS encoding cellulase family glycosylhydrolase is translated as MNQTLLNPQSESTHSHWWGVIKTIGYTLLGCLLLVGLIFGYFNLPGPAPREDVHLGMTFSSRYATDLGLDWRETYRALLDDAGVKRLRLPVYWDLVEREPGKRDYTDVDWQLDVAEESGATVILSIGQRVPRWPECHIPGWAKSRGDADRQAALKAFMRETVERYRDRSIITTWQVENEPFLVFFGECPPLDVAFLEEEVALVKSLDPARPVLLTDSGELSVWYRAAARGDQFGTTMYRKIYKGRLGYVTYPIGPNFFRAKEQLVRLLTHQRHFSIIELQAEPWASGWVANVPLEEQFITMNEQLLEDNVTYARRVGFEDIYLWGGEWWYWLKTKKDSPAVWEKGKELFRRYP
- the lgt gene encoding prolipoprotein diacylglyceryl transferase, whose translation is MAALWQSLPLSIDPVVVRIGGLPVTWYAVMYIAGVLFSALYFVKLARRRGLLVDADATVEVIVSVLWGVLIGARLGYVAFYGGSDFIQEPWRIILPYDFGQDAWVGIRGMSFHGGLIGGAIGLFMFTREARREFLRFSDVLVQAVPIAIFFGRIGNFLNQEILGRPSALPWGMHFPGSGSLLLHPVTLYEAAFEGVLLFLLLAVLSRQASRPGRITALFLFLYAGIRYGAEYYRALPLEGNLVYGVLTTGQALSVAMALLGSIVLLVTRKRVVY
- a CDS encoding AI-2E family transporter encodes the protein MILLSIIPLVGSALVWLPAGIILLLMGQVWQGVFLLIVGFGVISLIDNILRPKLVGKDTQMHPLMIFFATLGGISLFGLPGFIIGPIIVSLFMALGEIYAIEFKGQLAEYNND
- a CDS encoding AI-2E family transporter, whose amino-acid sequence is MQVRHLNVYFFFLIMLLVGVTVFFIFQPFLTAIVAAAILSVLFRPAYQTLLRMIPGQPGSASFLTCLLVGVIIVTPVLSVLSLAVAEANHLYHAIAEERSFSSVVEIGVQTVQETSFGQIVFKDSAFTTESVMEDIQQFSQNALGLLQTAYQSVTHFVFWVFVMFFTLFYFLIDGDRAFHRLIQLSPLKTEHETLLASKFISISRATLKGTLVVGAIQGLLGGSPFGSSVSHRRLSGDFS
- a CDS encoding A/G-specific adenine glycosylase, which produces MSIRREKIAFFERVLMDFFRKAGREHLPWRRPKITAYEVWVSEIMLQQTQVSRVIGYYTRFLERFPTVESLAAASWEEFLPYYEGLGYYARGRNMLSAAKEVVAKHQGKFPRDVEALRGLPGIGPYTAAAIMSFAYGDRHLAWDTNLKRVVGRFFLGNRNAVIDTNYFESKFTSSRKSLNAALMDFGSALCVARPKCEACPLRSRCLYTREGGKQEKRKTAGKTLPRQDWARAEAVVILHDRHRVYYSSKRTVYAPFVLPIGYNTRAGIKAFFLEKYGLTLAVRPPHAKRVEGQQPKIFVHAQILLGQPAFRAFAATEIAQKY